A single window of Dermacentor albipictus isolate Rhodes 1998 colony chromosome 1, USDA_Dalb.pri_finalv2, whole genome shotgun sequence DNA harbors:
- the LOC135903544 gene encoding cuticle protein 10.9-like, which produces MLAKLIFLGIVACAMSQLIDPEPIYPPQPYHFGYDAVNPVEGSHHYHEETSDETNSRTGSYGYTDAFGVSRRVDYVADAGGFRASVSTNEPGTAPSAPADVFYSNPVPAS; this is translated from the exons ATGCTTGCAAAG CTCATCTTCCTCGGCATTGTGGCCTGCGCCATGTCGCAGCTTATTGACCCGGAGCCAATCTAC CCTCCGCAGCCGTACCACTTCGGCTACGATGCGGTGAACCCCGTGGAGGGCTCGCACCACTACCACGAGGAGACCAGCGACGAGACCAACTCGCGCACGGGATCGTACGGCTACACGGACGCGTTCGGCGTGTCCCGCCGCGTGGACTACGTCGCCGACGCCGGAGGCTTCCGTGCCAGTGTCTCCACCAACGAGCCCGGCACTGCTCCCAGCGCTCCGGCCGATGTCTTCTACTCGAACCCTGTGCCCGCCTCGTAA